CCGCGGTTTTGGCCGCAACGGGCTTTTGGTGCGCATGTTAAGCGCGGGTCCGCCGGCGCAGGGCGGCGGCAGGCCCCGAGGCACTAGACTTGAGCTGATGTCTGAGCAGCCCGCCCCCGCCCCCGTCAGCGAAACACCCCTCCCTGCCGGCCTGGCCGAGTCCCTGAAACGGGACAGCGCCGGCCTGGTGGCCGCGATCGTCCAGCAGTTCGACACCAACGAGGTGCTGATGCTCGGCTGGATGGATGACGAGGCTCTGCACCGCACCATGACCAGCGGACGGGTCACCTTCTACTCCCGCTCGCGGCAGGAATACTGGCGCAAGGGCGACACCTCCGGCCACGTGCAGTGGGTGAAGTCCCTCGCGCTGGACTGCGACGGCGACGCCCTGCTGGTCCGGGTCGACCAGGTCGGCGCCGCCTGCCACACGGGGACCCGGACGTGCTTCGACGGACGCGCGCTGGACGCCGTCGTCGGCGACGCCGACTGACCCGGCGCACCCGCGGCGCAGCCCGGGCACTCGACGCCCCGGCACTTTGAAAGCAACAGAGCAAGAGAACAGGCGGAACACAACAGCCATGCAGGACCTTGGAATCATCAGCCCCGGCCTGGACGAGTTCCGGGAACTCGCCGGGCACAGCCGTGTTATCCCGGTCCGGCTGAAGGTGCTGGCTG
The nucleotide sequence above comes from Arthrobacter sp. KBS0702. Encoded proteins:
- the hisI gene encoding phosphoribosyl-AMP cyclohydrolase, with product MSEQPAPAPVSETPLPAGLAESLKRDSAGLVAAIVQQFDTNEVLMLGWMDDEALHRTMTSGRVTFYSRSRQEYWRKGDTSGHVQWVKSLALDCDGDALLVRVDQVGAACHTGTRTCFDGRALDAVVGDAD